A portion of the Carya illinoinensis cultivar Pawnee chromosome 11, C.illinoinensisPawnee_v1, whole genome shotgun sequence genome contains these proteins:
- the LOC122282166 gene encoding uncharacterized protein LOC122282166 has product MKSLGCHEKSGGLQRVERQMKDFRDVLDDCELRDLGYIGPPFTWCNKREPAYSISERLDRVLSNHRWGLYYPVARVQHVVAAYSDHLPIILRTHEVQFHGRSKRPYRFEAMWVDSPDWNNVIENAWYEGQGADGYSVVMRKIKCCGEKLTIWNKSKFGHVRQGLEKARSKLKWLQSSDPCFQKRDEHRKARAEMQVWMEREEIMWRQRSKSLWLKEGDSNTRFFHNKASQRRKKN; this is encoded by the coding sequence atgaaatctttgGGTTGTCATGAGAAGTCTGGGGGATTACAGAGGGTAGAGAGGCAAATGAAGGATTTTAGGGATGTTTTGGATGATTGTGAGTTAAGGGATCTTGGTTATATTGGCCCCCCTTTCACTTGGTGTAACAAAAGAGAACCTGCATATAGTATCAGTGAGAGGTTGGATAGGGTCCTCTCAAATCATAGGTGGGGTTTATATTATCCTGTGGCTCGAGTCCAACATGTTGTAGCTGCATACTCAGATCATCTGCCTATTATTCTTAGAACTCATGAGGTACAGTTCCACGGGAGGAGTAAGAGACCATAtaggtttgaggctatgtgggtGGACTCACCTGATTGGAATAATGTTATAGAGAATGCCTGGTATGAGGGACAAGGTGCTGATGGCTACAGTGTAGTGATGAGAAAGATCAAATGTTGTGGTGAAAAGCTTACTATCTGGAACAAGTCAAAGTTTGGGCATGTGAGGCAAGGACTAGAGAAAgcaagatcaaaattgaagtgGTTGCAATCTAGTGATCCCTGTTTTCAAAAAAGGGATGAACATAGGAAGGCAAGAGCAGAAATGCAAGTTTGGATGGAGAGGGAGGAGATCATGTGGAGACAAAGGTCTAAATCCTTATGGCTGAAAGAGGGGGATTCAAACACCAGGTTTTTCCACAATAAGGCTTctcaaagaaggaagaaaaactaG